A DNA window from Ornithobacterium rhinotracheale DSM 15997 contains the following coding sequences:
- a CDS encoding peptide chain release factor 3, with amino-acid sequence MSKLLEKEINKRKTFGIISHPDAGKTTLTEKLLLFGGAIQEAGAVKSNKIKKSATSDFMEIERQRGISVATSVLAFEYRDKKINILDTPGHKDFAEDTYRTLTAVDSVIVVIDVAKGVEEQTEKLVEVCRMRNIPMLVFINKLDREGKDAFDLLDEVEQKLNLSVTPLSWPIGMGERFQGIYSIYEKNIQLFSAQNKQKVSEAIEFEDINNPELDEIIGEEAAETLREELDLIDGVYPAFDSEAYLKGELQPVFFGSALNNFGVKELLDAFIDIAPNPMPKQSDTRLVEPNEDKFTGFVFKIHANMDPKHRDRLAFVKVVSGKFERNKPYLHVRQDKNLKFSSPNAFFADKKEIIDESFPGDIVGLHDTGNFRIGDTLTEGEKLNFKGIPSFSPEHFRYVNNADPMKAKQFEKGIDQLMDEGVAQLFTLEYNNRKIIGTVGALQFEVIEYRLEHEYNAKVSYENINIHKACWVECEDEKSEEFQDFLRVKQKYLARDKYNQLVFLADSAFTIQMTQQKYPSIQLHMVSEF; translated from the coding sequence ATGTCTAAACTACTTGAAAAAGAGATAAATAAAAGAAAAACTTTTGGGATAATTTCACACCCAGATGCGGGAAAAACTACACTTACAGAAAAGCTTTTGCTCTTCGGTGGAGCGATTCAAGAGGCGGGGGCGGTAAAATCCAACAAGATTAAAAAGTCTGCCACTTCCGATTTTATGGAAATCGAACGCCAGAGAGGTATTTCCGTAGCAACTTCGGTGCTTGCTTTTGAATATAGAGATAAGAAAATCAATATTCTAGACACGCCTGGTCACAAGGATTTTGCCGAAGATACTTATCGTACACTCACTGCAGTAGATAGTGTGATTGTCGTGATAGATGTGGCAAAAGGGGTGGAGGAACAAACCGAAAAATTGGTAGAGGTTTGCCGTATGCGTAATATCCCGATGCTAGTGTTTATCAATAAATTAGATAGAGAAGGGAAAGATGCTTTTGATTTGCTTGATGAGGTGGAGCAAAAATTAAACCTTTCGGTTACGCCACTTTCTTGGCCAATTGGAATGGGGGAGCGTTTCCAAGGGATTTATAGCATTTACGAGAAAAACATTCAATTGTTTAGTGCTCAAAACAAACAAAAAGTGAGCGAAGCCATTGAGTTTGAAGATATCAACAATCCAGAATTAGATGAAATCATCGGAGAAGAAGCCGCTGAAACTTTGCGCGAAGAGCTTGATTTAATCGATGGGGTGTATCCTGCTTTTGATAGCGAAGCCTATTTAAAAGGCGAGTTGCAGCCAGTGTTTTTTGGTTCGGCTTTAAATAATTTTGGAGTAAAAGAATTGCTTGATGCCTTTATAGATATTGCGCCAAACCCAATGCCTAAGCAGAGCGATACTCGTTTGGTGGAGCCCAATGAAGATAAATTTACGGGTTTTGTGTTTAAAATTCATGCCAATATGGATCCTAAACACCGTGACAGATTGGCATTTGTTAAAGTGGTGTCAGGCAAATTTGAGAGAAATAAGCCGTATTTGCATGTTCGCCAAGACAAAAACTTAAAATTCAGTAGTCCGAATGCGTTTTTTGCAGACAAAAAGGAAATTATAGATGAAAGTTTCCCAGGCGACATTGTAGGATTGCACGATACAGGAAATTTCAGAATTGGGGATACGCTTACCGAGGGCGAAAAATTGAATTTTAAGGGGATTCCGAGTTTCTCGCCAGAGCATTTTAGATATGTAAACAATGCCGACCCGATGAAGGCAAAGCAGTTTGAAAAAGGGATAGACCAGCTAATGGATGAAGGGGTGGCTCAGCTCTTTACTCTTGAATACAACAATCGTAAAATCATCGGTACCGTGGGAGCTTTGCAGTTTGAAGTAATCGAATACCGCCTAGAACACGAATACAATGCTAAGGTGTCTTACGAAAACATCAATATCCACAAAGCTTGCTGGGTGGAATGCGAAGACGAAAAATCAGAAGAATTCCAAGATTTCTTGCGTGTGAAACAAAAGTATCTTGCCAGAGATAAATATAACCAGTTGGTGTTCTTGGCAGATAGTGCGTTTACCATTCAAATGACGCAACAGAAGTACCCAAGCATTCAATTGCACATGGTGAGTGAATTTTAA
- a CDS encoding RagB/SusD family nutrient uptake outer membrane protein, whose amino-acid sequence MKKLLITLSLISSFAMISCDDYLDIQPKDRVIPSTLQEYRELLTSGYNAFPNDKSKTSVRTDELEINPKDFSANNYKDIFLWNDRDYDAETSEFSYDLLYRSIFYTNEVINHVGKLQSNEEQKQLLAEAHALRAYTYFELVNLFAKPYNAQNTEEKGVPIVLATDLEKENRPESIAKIYALIEDDLAKAESLMQIEKADGKTPYRFSKISLNALISRVALYKGEWQKSIDYANKVLAKNSNLLDLNKNEDNILPNQVSSPENIMALDYAIDSKVRQLAFVSKDLLNLYDQKDDLRFSLYYAPVKDSDKYQTVKGNNTDFKCSFRIGEIMLVKAEALLKLKQEGEAKEVLNQLAKTRYNAEGLKKFSEKLNSLSGENLWTEFMNERQREVAFEGYRWFDLRRNDQKEIKHTYNDVERILQKNDPRYTIAFPKSARQENPFLQ is encoded by the coding sequence ATGAAAAAACTACTTATAACATTAAGTCTTATTTCATCTTTTGCGATGATTTCGTGTGATGATTATTTAGACATTCAGCCCAAAGACCGTGTAATTCCCAGCACTTTGCAGGAATATCGCGAATTGCTCACCTCGGGCTACAATGCTTTTCCCAATGATAAAAGCAAAACCAGTGTTCGCACCGATGAATTGGAGATAAATCCTAAAGATTTTTCTGCCAATAATTACAAAGATATCTTCCTCTGGAACGATAGAGATTATGACGCAGAAACTTCAGAATTCAGCTACGATCTTTTGTACAGAAGTATTTTTTATACCAACGAGGTCATCAATCATGTAGGAAAACTGCAAAGCAACGAGGAACAAAAACAGCTCCTTGCCGAAGCGCATGCACTGCGTGCCTACACTTACTTTGAACTAGTGAATCTTTTTGCAAAACCTTATAATGCACAAAATACCGAAGAAAAAGGTGTCCCAATTGTGCTGGCAACCGATCTGGAAAAGGAAAACAGACCAGAGAGTATTGCTAAAATTTATGCTTTGATTGAAGATGATTTAGCCAAGGCCGAAAGTCTAATGCAAATTGAAAAAGCGGATGGCAAAACGCCTTATCGTTTTTCTAAAATTTCGCTCAATGCACTGATTTCTCGTGTGGCTTTATACAAAGGCGAATGGCAGAAATCTATTGATTATGCCAACAAAGTTTTGGCTAAAAATAGCAATTTGCTTGATTTAAATAAAAATGAAGATAACATTTTGCCCAACCAAGTAAGTTCGCCAGAAAACATCATGGCACTGGATTACGCCATAGATAGCAAAGTAAGACAATTGGCTTTTGTGAGCAAGGATTTGCTAAATCTTTACGACCAAAAAGATGATTTAAGATTTTCGCTTTATTATGCACCAGTAAAAGACAGCGACAAATACCAAACTGTAAAAGGCAATAATACCGATTTTAAATGCTCTTTTAGAATTGGAGAAATTATGCTCGTAAAAGCGGAAGCACTTTTGAAATTAAAGCAAGAAGGCGAAGCCAAAGAAGTTTTAAACCAATTGGCTAAAACTCGCTACAATGCTGAAGGGCTTAAAAAATTCAGTGAAAAATTAAATTCTTTAAGTGGAGAAAATCTTTGGACAGAATTTATGAACGAACGCCAACGCGAAGTAGCTTTCGAGGGCTATCGCTGGTTTGATTTACGCCGAAACGACCAAAAAGAAATCAAACATACTTACAACGATGTAGAAAGAATTTTGCAAAAGAACGATCCTCGCTATACGATTGCTTTCCCAAAAAGTGCTCGACAAGAAAATCCATTTTTGCAATAA
- a CDS encoding SusC/RagA family TonB-linked outer membrane protein, protein MKKIILPVAIVLPMVLYAQNRTISGTVKDKEGYPVVGASVYVPNSVVGEKVTDGTISNNALGTITDDHGNFSLEVPKSAKKLTFSYDGFDTETIDLTSKSVYHVVLRSVFDDLNLKEVVATGYQKIEKRKLTSSVVDISMDKINQKGVSSVDQMLQGQAAGVSITPQTGSPGQLSSIQIRGNSSLNGVKDPLWVIDGVPMEGNDVPNLKDKNNLDDLRNYSIAGLNPDDIESITILKDASATSIYGARAANGVINVVTKRGKKGNLNINITANTFINFMPDFNRINLLNTNEKVDFELALAKRKDLSFRSGNGDVARIISAANELDNYKNGKELSAETLAKINALRNNQIDWWKELYRTSINQQYSASISGGGDRNNYYFSLGYYDEKASLQQVGFKRFNLTLKDDFKINDKIKLGVSILGASIIQNKYLTDAGAFTNPNYYSRVVNPYQLIYNADGSYAYDENINPNLRTDSDFVKFNIIEERENTQNTLKTLQMMSNFDLEYKITKGITFNSLLGLQVERNRSEKYANENSYYNRAYVAGTRYYDSSTKTNKYWLPLGGILKNSSTDFFNYMWRNSLNLEKKIGKSELSGLAGIEIRKDKKEIINTNTFGYNDRNLNNIPVIFRNSSDALDENYRPFKNLEYENAYVSFFGTASYTYDNRYTVFGSLRYDGSNLFGVDPKYKYLPIWSVAGAWNVSNEAFFEPAKEVISNLRLRTSYGFQGNIDKSTSPFVIGNYSTASITQGNTENTIVVLSPPNDKLRWEKTENLGFGLDLGLFRNRVNLVLDWYDRKSTDLITLKNLPQETGFTSTSINYGSITNRGFEIGINTTNISTEDFRWTTSFNISTNKNELISAQPSPNQKRPLGLNKPNDAIWTVPFAGLDKNGLPVFEKDGKIVSTNDFFALEDPYAAFMPGYFVQSNLNETQRLALFQYQGYNSPKWFGGLSNNFSYKNFEFGISGTFVIKKTVLAQPSYNFTQVDPGQNYQNEILNAWSPENTSSSLPRIIGRDTPEAGNAYNWFGGVDDMNTYYAFQNLAKDLSYFRFTSIRLGYNFPKEWVKQAGISNVKFTVEGRNLFVISNGHKNYFDPETYGSIYAQPIQKSVTVGFNLQF, encoded by the coding sequence ATGAAAAAAATAATTTTACCTGTGGCAATTGTGTTGCCTATGGTATTGTATGCACAAAACCGCACGATAAGCGGAACCGTGAAAGACAAAGAAGGATATCCTGTAGTGGGAGCCTCTGTGTATGTGCCTAACTCGGTGGTGGGCGAAAAAGTAACCGACGGAACCATAAGCAACAATGCACTAGGCACCATAACCGATGACCACGGAAACTTTAGTCTCGAAGTACCTAAAAGTGCTAAAAAATTGACTTTTAGCTACGATGGATTCGATACCGAAACCATTGATTTAACAAGCAAAAGCGTATATCATGTAGTATTGAGAAGCGTTTTTGATGATTTAAACCTAAAAGAAGTCGTGGCTACGGGATACCAAAAAATCGAAAAAAGAAAATTGACCTCTTCTGTGGTAGATATTTCCATGGATAAAATCAATCAAAAAGGGGTTTCTAGCGTAGACCAAATGTTGCAGGGACAAGCTGCGGGAGTTTCAATCACGCCACAAACGGGCTCGCCTGGGCAACTTTCAAGCATTCAGATTCGTGGAAATTCATCGCTCAATGGTGTGAAAGATCCGCTTTGGGTGATTGATGGCGTGCCAATGGAAGGCAATGATGTTCCAAACTTGAAAGATAAAAACAACCTCGATGATTTAAGAAACTACTCAATCGCAGGACTGAACCCAGATGACATTGAGTCTATCACAATTTTAAAAGACGCTTCGGCAACATCTATCTACGGAGCGCGTGCAGCAAATGGAGTGATCAATGTGGTGACAAAGCGTGGTAAAAAAGGAAATTTAAACATCAATATTACTGCCAATACTTTCATCAACTTTATGCCAGATTTCAATCGAATCAATCTTTTAAACACTAATGAAAAAGTGGATTTTGAATTGGCTCTGGCTAAAAGAAAAGATTTAAGCTTTAGAAGTGGAAACGGCGATGTAGCAAGAATCATTTCAGCCGCCAACGAACTTGATAATTATAAAAACGGCAAGGAACTTTCTGCCGAGACTTTGGCTAAAATCAATGCTCTTAGAAATAACCAAATTGATTGGTGGAAAGAGTTGTATCGCACATCGATCAACCAGCAGTATTCTGCGTCGATTTCAGGCGGCGGAGATAGAAATAATTATTATTTCTCGCTGGGCTATTATGATGAGAAAGCTTCTTTGCAACAGGTAGGTTTTAAGCGTTTTAATTTAACTTTAAAAGATGATTTTAAAATCAATGATAAAATCAAATTAGGCGTTTCTATTTTGGGAGCTTCGATCATACAAAATAAATATTTAACCGATGCTGGCGCATTTACCAATCCTAATTATTACTCAAGAGTGGTGAATCCGTACCAATTGATTTACAATGCAGATGGAAGCTATGCCTATGACGAAAACATTAATCCGAATTTAAGAACGGACTCAGATTTTGTGAAATTCAATATTATTGAAGAGCGTGAAAATACCCAAAACACGCTGAAAACTTTGCAAATGATGTCTAACTTCGATTTGGAATACAAAATCACTAAAGGTATCACTTTCAACTCGCTTTTAGGCTTGCAAGTTGAGCGCAACCGCAGCGAAAAATACGCCAACGAAAATTCATACTACAATCGTGCTTATGTGGCAGGAACACGCTATTACGATTCCAGCACAAAAACCAATAAATACTGGTTGCCACTGGGCGGAATTTTGAAAAACAGCAGCACGGATTTCTTCAACTATATGTGGAGAAACTCACTAAACCTAGAGAAAAAAATAGGCAAAAGCGAATTGAGTGGTTTGGCAGGGATTGAAATCAGAAAGGATAAAAAGGAAATCATTAATACCAATACATTTGGTTACAATGATAGAAATTTAAACAACATTCCTGTGATTTTTAGAAATTCATCTGATGCGTTGGACGAAAATTATCGCCCTTTCAAAAATCTTGAATACGAAAATGCTTATGTTTCGTTTTTCGGGACAGCATCGTACACTTACGACAACCGCTATACCGTGTTTGGTAGTTTAAGATATGATGGCTCTAACCTATTTGGCGTAGATCCAAAGTATAAATATTTACCAATTTGGTCGGTTGCGGGGGCATGGAATGTTTCGAACGAAGCTTTCTTTGAACCTGCCAAAGAAGTAATTTCTAATTTAAGATTAAGAACTTCTTACGGTTTCCAAGGAAACATCGACAAGAGCACTTCACCATTTGTAATCGGAAACTACTCCACTGCCAGCATCACGCAAGGCAACACGGAAAATACAATCGTGGTGCTATCTCCACCAAACGACAAATTACGCTGGGAAAAAACCGAAAATTTAGGTTTTGGATTGGATTTAGGCTTGTTCAGAAACCGAGTGAATTTAGTTTTAGACTGGTATGATAGAAAAAGTACAGATCTAATCACGCTTAAAAATCTACCACAAGAAACAGGGTTTACCAGTACATCGATTAACTATGGCTCTATCACCAATCGCGGTTTTGAAATCGGGATCAATACAACCAACATTTCGACCGAAGATTTTAGATGGACAACTTCATTTAACATCAGTACCAATAAGAATGAATTAATCTCGGCGCAACCAAGCCCGAACCAGAAAAGACCTTTGGGCTTAAACAAACCAAACGACGCCATCTGGACAGTGCCATTTGCGGGACTCGACAAAAATGGATTGCCTGTGTTTGAAAAAGATGGAAAAATCGTTTCTACCAATGATTTCTTTGCTCTAGAAGATCCTTATGCAGCCTTTATGCCTGGATATTTCGTTCAATCAAATTTGAACGAAACACAGCGTTTAGCTTTATTCCAATACCAAGGCTACAACAGCCCAAAATGGTTTGGAGGATTGTCTAATAACTTTAGCTATAAAAACTTTGAATTTGGCATTTCTGGAACATTTGTGATTAAGAAAACCGTGCTGGCTCAGCCGTCGTACAACTTTACGCAAGTAGACCCTGGACAGAATTACCAAAACGAAATCCTAAACGCTTGGTCTCCAGAAAACACAAGCAGCAGCTTGCCAAGAATCATCGGTCGTGATACGCCAGAGGCAGGAAATGCCTACAACTGGTTTGGCGGTGTAGATGATATGAACACCTATTATGCGTTCCAAAATTTGGCTAAGGACTTGAGCTACTTTAGATTTACCAGCATCCGATTGGGCTACAATTTCCCTAAAGAATGGGTGAAACAAGCGGGAATTTCTAATGTAAAATTTACGGTAGAAGGGCGAAATCTTTTTGTCATCAGCAATGGGCACAAAAACTATTTTGATCCAGAAACTTATGGAAGCATCTACGCTCAACCTATTCAAAAATCGGTAACCGTTGGCTTTAATCTTCAATTTTAA
- a CDS encoding zinc-dependent metalloprotease: protein MKIRFFLCLLLAVSVAFGQKKPVKKENDKKKKKDSISSYDKIVKDAVLKKGLFTLIEKDDNLYFEIPDSLMGKDMLIVNKISSVGSELNDAGINRGMNYQNILLRFYKGKKNKKVWVKSFDPKIQVDTADAISKSVAVNYNESIFESFKIEAFNKDSTAVVVKVNKVFDGSSTSFNDLLNNLGLGGSVNKDLSFISETKSFPQNVVIKSVLSSKVTEGKSKVNITIDVTSNLVLLPEKPMKERFYDDRVGFFNEPKWYYTDMQQQVDKRKIITRWRLEPKDNEINDYLKGKLVEPKKKIVYYIDPSTPPQWVPYIMQGILDWNVAFEAAGFKNAVEAKLLNEENKDDFDIDDVRYSVLSYAASDKANAMGPSVVDPRSGEIIEADVIWWHNVMTLLSDWMRVQTGIIDPQVRKLPFPEQVMGNAIRFVSSHEIGHTFGLMHNMGSSFAYPVDSLRSPSFTSKMGGTAPSIMDYARFNYVAQEGDGVKQITPEIGIYDKYAIAWGYRWTPTENPFEDKKINETWIAKHAGDPLYFYGAQQPSNDIIDPRSQSEDLGNNAMKASSYGLINLKKTMPHILDWNLNKQENYTEAGKFYMTIINQWQAYNFHVLNNVGGIYITPSVYGDGQKTFTPVPYEIQQEALEYLVKNAITIPTWLFNDEQILQKVKPIRSTPMGYQQESTYSLAREKQYSVIYYLFENGRLLRLLDNEFNQPNYKGMTVKKMFEYLRGEVFPMRAKLDIYQRMTQKNYVDALIVDNKNLFDKTNKYKINSIYAPLHMGCEHLDMPENQINLNYKSMVRVSEVASYKRGELLAVLQRIKRIKTFDTETRNHYNDLIIRIKEALNLK, encoded by the coding sequence ATGAAAATAAGATTTTTTTTATGCCTTTTACTAGCCGTGAGCGTTGCTTTTGGGCAAAAAAAACCAGTAAAAAAAGAAAATGATAAAAAGAAAAAGAAAGACAGTATTTCGTCTTATGATAAAATCGTGAAAGACGCTGTCTTAAAAAAAGGACTTTTTACTTTAATCGAAAAAGATGATAATTTGTATTTCGAAATTCCCGATTCTTTGATGGGAAAAGACATGCTGATTGTCAACAAAATATCATCGGTAGGTAGTGAGCTAAACGATGCGGGAATCAACCGCGGAATGAATTATCAAAATATCCTGCTCCGTTTCTACAAAGGTAAAAAGAATAAAAAAGTTTGGGTAAAATCTTTTGACCCTAAAATCCAAGTGGATACCGCTGATGCTATCTCTAAATCGGTAGCGGTGAACTACAACGAATCTATTTTTGAATCTTTTAAAATCGAAGCCTTTAATAAAGATTCTACAGCGGTTGTTGTAAAAGTGAATAAAGTGTTTGATGGCTCAAGTACTTCTTTCAATGATTTATTGAACAACTTAGGACTAGGAGGAAGTGTAAACAAGGATTTATCTTTTATAAGTGAAACCAAATCTTTCCCGCAAAATGTTGTGATTAAATCTGTTTTGTCGTCTAAAGTTACGGAGGGCAAAAGCAAAGTGAACATTACTATCGATGTAACATCGAACCTTGTTTTGCTCCCAGAAAAACCTATGAAAGAACGTTTTTATGACGATCGTGTGGGATTCTTCAACGAGCCAAAATGGTACTACACCGATATGCAACAGCAAGTGGATAAAAGAAAAATCATTACTCGCTGGAGATTGGAACCTAAAGACAACGAAATTAATGATTACTTAAAAGGAAAATTAGTTGAGCCTAAAAAGAAAATCGTTTACTACATCGATCCTTCTACTCCACCTCAATGGGTGCCATACATCATGCAAGGAATCTTGGACTGGAATGTGGCATTTGAGGCTGCTGGTTTTAAAAATGCTGTAGAGGCTAAATTATTAAACGAAGAAAACAAAGATGATTTTGATATTGATGATGTGAGATATTCTGTTTTAAGTTATGCCGCATCAGACAAAGCTAATGCCATGGGGCCATCTGTGGTGGATCCGCGTTCGGGAGAAATCATCGAGGCTGATGTGATTTGGTGGCACAATGTAATGACGCTTTTAAGCGACTGGATGCGCGTACAAACAGGAATCATAGATCCGCAAGTGCGTAAATTACCGTTCCCAGAGCAAGTAATGGGGAATGCAATTCGCTTTGTTTCTTCGCACGAAATAGGACACACTTTTGGGTTGATGCACAACATGGGATCATCATTTGCATATCCTGTGGATTCCTTGCGTTCGCCTTCTTTCACTTCAAAAATGGGAGGAACAGCACCATCAATCATGGATTATGCTCGATTTAACTATGTGGCACAAGAAGGAGATGGCGTAAAGCAAATTACACCAGAAATCGGAATTTATGATAAATATGCCATCGCTTGGGGATACCGCTGGACTCCGACAGAAAATCCTTTTGAGGATAAAAAAATCAACGAAACATGGATTGCAAAACATGCTGGAGATCCGCTCTATTTCTATGGGGCACAACAACCAAGCAACGATATTATAGACCCTCGCTCTCAAAGCGAAGATTTAGGAAACAATGCCATGAAAGCCAGCTCTTATGGTTTAATCAATTTGAAAAAAACCATGCCACACATCTTGGACTGGAACTTGAACAAACAAGAAAATTATACCGAAGCAGGGAAATTCTACATGACTATCATCAATCAATGGCAGGCTTATAATTTTCATGTGCTTAATAATGTGGGAGGAATCTATATCACGCCGTCTGTGTATGGCGATGGGCAAAAAACTTTTACGCCTGTGCCTTACGAAATTCAGCAAGAGGCTTTGGAATATTTGGTAAAAAACGCGATTACAATCCCGACTTGGCTGTTCAACGATGAGCAAATTTTACAAAAAGTAAAACCAATCAGAAGCACGCCAATGGGCTATCAGCAAGAATCAACTTATTCATTGGCTCGCGAAAAGCAATATTCTGTCATTTATTATTTATTTGAAAATGGTAGATTGTTAAGATTGCTCGACAACGAGTTTAATCAACCAAACTACAAGGGAATGACCGTGAAAAAAATGTTTGAATACTTGCGAGGCGAAGTTTTCCCAATGCGTGCAAAATTGGATATTTACCAACGCATGACGCAGAAAAACTATGTAGATGCCCTAATTGTAGACAACAAAAACTTGTTTGACAAAACTAATAAATACAAAATCAATTCGATTTATGCACCACTGCATATGGGTTGCGAGCATCTAGACATGCCAGAAAATCAAATTAATTTAAATTATAAATCTATGGTGCGTGTGTCTGAAGTAGCGTCGTACAAGCGTGGCGAACTTCTAGCGGTTTTGCAAAGAATTAAACGCATTAAAACCTTTGACACCGAAACCAGAAATCACTATAACGATTTAATAATCAGAATTAAAGAAGCATTAAATTTAAAATAA
- a CDS encoding cysteine desulfurase has protein sequence MTIENIKSQFPILSQKVNGKPLVYLDNGATVQKPKMVLDEMYRYYTTLNANVHRGIHTLSQEATIEMENSREKMRAFINAKKASEINFTSGTTDSINLVAYALKNIIKKGDEIIISEIDHHSNIVPWQMLAEWTGATTRYIPLLENGSLDLEEYEKLLNTKTKLVAFNHVSNALGTVNPAKEMIEKAHAVGAWVLVDGAQSAPHLKIDVQDLNADFYAFSGHKMYAPTGTGILYGKEEILEQLSPYRGGGEMIESVCMDKSTYAGLPFKYEAGTPNICGNIVIAKAAEFIENIGHEAITQLEQKLINQTLNGLENIPEIRIFGEGIERSGAVSFLMDLPGVHASDVGMILDKLGIAVRTGHHCCQPLMNKFNISGTIRASFAVYNTEDDVNQLLNGLELAKNMLG, from the coding sequence ATGACCATAGAAAATATAAAATCTCAATTTCCTATTTTAAGTCAAAAAGTAAACGGCAAACCGCTCGTGTACCTTGACAACGGCGCAACTGTGCAAAAACCCAAAATGGTGTTAGACGAAATGTATCGCTACTACACCACGCTCAACGCCAATGTGCACCGAGGAATCCACACGCTGAGCCAAGAGGCAACCATAGAAATGGAAAATAGCCGCGAGAAAATGCGTGCTTTTATCAATGCTAAAAAAGCTAGCGAAATCAATTTTACTTCTGGCACCACGGATTCCATTAATTTGGTGGCATATGCACTCAAAAACATTATTAAAAAAGGCGACGAAATCATTATTTCTGAAATAGACCACCACTCTAACATCGTTCCGTGGCAAATGCTTGCCGAGTGGACGGGCGCAACTACACGATACATTCCTTTGCTTGAAAACGGAAGTTTGGATTTAGAAGAGTATGAAAAACTTTTAAATACTAAAACAAAACTCGTGGCTTTTAATCATGTTTCAAATGCATTGGGAACAGTGAACCCTGCTAAAGAAATGATTGAAAAAGCACACGCTGTGGGGGCTTGGGTTTTGGTAGATGGGGCGCAATCAGCACCACATTTAAAGATTGATGTTCAAGATTTAAATGCTGATTTTTATGCCTTTTCTGGACACAAAATGTATGCACCTACGGGAACAGGAATTTTGTACGGGAAAGAGGAAATCCTAGAGCAACTTTCGCCCTATCGTGGTGGTGGCGAAATGATTGAAAGCGTGTGCATGGATAAATCTACCTACGCAGGATTACCCTTTAAATACGAAGCGGGAACGCCTAATATTTGCGGCAATATCGTCATTGCTAAAGCAGCGGAATTTATCGAAAACATTGGGCATGAAGCCATCACTCAGCTCGAGCAAAAATTGATTAACCAAACACTCAACGGGCTAGAAAATATACCCGAAATCCGAATTTTTGGAGAGGGCATTGAACGCTCAGGGGCGGTTTCGTTTTTGATGGACTTGCCAGGGGTGCATGCATCTGATGTGGGCATGATTTTAGACAAACTAGGCATTGCCGTGCGCACGGGGCACCATTGTTGCCAACCTTTGATGAATAAATTCAATATTAGTGGCACCATTCGTGCAAGTTTTGCCGTGTATAACACCGAAGACGATGTCAATCAATTGCTCAACGGGCTGGAGCTGGCTAAAAATATGCTTGGTTAA